From one Prosthecobacter dejongeii genomic stretch:
- a CDS encoding DEAD/DEAH box helicase family protein — protein sequence MTSINFEFLRAKRRELADLGGFAEQYAFTDLTSALVKLRTFAESLVKAVFAHHQLQMGYQSNLNDLLNDSSFKAITPAVVQDKLHLLRIKGNHAAHGTLHPLPPGKIIELVREAHDLGKWLHLSLDSGRLDLVSPWKTITPDTVDAAVSLKKENRAALQKLAEQEALMAKLLADLETARSQAEAAQKSEDEIKLILKQAQQAASVLEFSEEATRFKLIDEQLTAAGWNVGPRGKSTSQVGQEVEVLHQPTASGIGYADYVFWDENGKPLSVLETKKTAVDAERGKMQAKYYADGLEKMYGQRPVIFYSNGYEIFIWDDAKGEPPRPLFGFYSPDSLQYCLFQTKERVSQLASLNPKEAIIDRLYQIEGNKRVAETFDRRRRKGLIIQATGTGKTRVAIGLCELMIRARWAKRILFLCDRRELRKQALNAFSDHLPSEPTVIVNSRTAQDRNKRIYLATYPAMMKSFQNFDVGFFDLIIADESHRSIYNRYRDLFRYFDAYQVGLTATPVKFVFRNTYRLFDCETSDPTFNYTYEEAVTHDPPYLCPFKVIKHTTKFLRDGIKYKDLTKEQQEELDDQVDDPESIDFSREQVSRAVFNKDTDKQIIRNLMENGIRNADGTRLGKTIIFARNHTHAKLLVSLFDEMYPQFGGDFCVRIDNYEPRAEQLIDDLKSNDGTKNITIAVSVDMLDTGIDIPEIVNLVFAKPVKSYSKFWQMIGRGTRLCFDLFGPGKDKQFFQVFDHWGNFEYFDELVKEEEPAKGKSLPEILFEARIKLGETAISTQDLDALKLATKLLAADVASLPADCLSVREKWKEVKGVQKDGVLPGFQTATVAVLKKDIAPLMQWRDVRGSEAAHQFDLLVTHLQDSKLTKSAAAADIRDTIINQVSDLPINLTQVAEKLPTIQKAKSTAYYETATVSDLEVLRTELRGIMRFKKKGTVTPIGPLILNLREDATEFQVNQHKPKLEGLDLAHYRSRVEGVLRALMEDSTALKKIRAGLPVAAGDLEELTTDVLLQDPDLHLDELLIHYPNKAQRIDLAIRQIIGLEADKVDEKFRVFVQKYPALNANQIRFLELLKSYISRYGAIELEKLWEAPFTTIHGSGVDGVFTNSQQVDDLLSLLNDINQVTA from the coding sequence ATGACCTCCATTAATTTCGAGTTCCTCCGGGCTAAGCGTCGTGAACTCGCCGATCTGGGCGGGTTTGCAGAGCAATACGCCTTCACAGATCTCACCAGTGCTCTGGTGAAGCTCCGCACTTTTGCTGAGTCACTGGTGAAAGCAGTGTTTGCTCATCATCAGTTGCAGATGGGTTATCAGAGCAATCTGAATGACCTGCTCAATGACTCTTCCTTCAAGGCCATCACACCAGCGGTTGTTCAGGACAAACTTCACCTCCTGAGGATCAAGGGCAACCATGCCGCCCATGGAACCCTGCACCCGTTGCCTCCAGGAAAGATCATCGAGCTGGTTCGCGAGGCTCATGATCTAGGGAAATGGCTTCACCTCTCACTGGATAGCGGCCGTCTCGATCTGGTTTCCCCCTGGAAAACCATCACTCCGGATACGGTTGATGCAGCAGTCTCACTGAAAAAAGAGAACCGGGCAGCTCTACAGAAGTTAGCAGAGCAGGAAGCCCTGATGGCAAAGCTACTGGCAGACTTGGAGACAGCGCGCAGTCAGGCAGAAGCAGCACAGAAGTCCGAGGATGAAATTAAGCTCATCCTCAAGCAAGCACAGCAGGCTGCCAGCGTTCTCGAATTCAGTGAAGAGGCAACACGGTTCAAACTCATTGATGAACAGCTCACGGCTGCTGGTTGGAATGTGGGTCCACGAGGCAAGAGCACGAGTCAGGTAGGACAGGAAGTTGAAGTGCTGCATCAGCCAACGGCTTCTGGCATCGGATACGCCGATTATGTGTTCTGGGATGAAAATGGCAAACCCCTGAGCGTCCTCGAAACCAAGAAGACCGCTGTGGATGCTGAAAGAGGGAAGATGCAGGCCAAATACTATGCGGATGGTCTGGAGAAAATGTATGGGCAGCGCCCAGTCATCTTTTACTCGAACGGTTACGAGATATTCATCTGGGACGATGCCAAAGGCGAACCTCCACGCCCTCTGTTCGGCTTCTATTCCCCTGACAGCCTTCAATACTGCCTCTTTCAGACGAAGGAACGTGTATCGCAGTTGGCTTCGCTGAATCCAAAAGAAGCCATCATTGACCGCCTCTACCAAATCGAAGGTAACAAGCGTGTGGCTGAGACCTTTGATCGGCGGCGGCGCAAAGGCCTTATCATTCAAGCGACAGGCACAGGCAAAACTCGTGTGGCTATCGGTCTGTGCGAGCTGATGATTCGTGCGCGCTGGGCCAAGCGCATCCTCTTCCTCTGTGACCGCAGAGAGCTGCGCAAACAGGCTCTGAATGCTTTTAGCGACCATCTGCCCTCTGAGCCTACGGTTATCGTCAATAGCCGCACGGCGCAGGATCGAAACAAGCGCATCTACCTAGCCACCTATCCGGCGATGATGAAGTCCTTCCAGAATTTTGATGTGGGCTTCTTCGATTTGATCATCGCGGACGAGTCCCACCGAAGCATTTACAATCGCTACAGGGACCTGTTCCGCTACTTCGATGCCTACCAGGTTGGCCTCACCGCCACGCCAGTGAAGTTCGTGTTCCGCAACACCTACCGCCTGTTTGATTGCGAGACGAGCGACCCCACGTTCAACTACACCTACGAGGAGGCGGTGACACATGATCCGCCGTACCTGTGCCCGTTCAAGGTCATCAAGCACACCACCAAGTTCCTGCGCGATGGCATCAAATACAAAGACCTGACCAAAGAACAGCAGGAAGAGCTGGATGATCAGGTGGATGATCCTGAATCTATTGATTTCAGCCGTGAACAGGTCAGCCGTGCGGTGTTCAACAAGGACACCGACAAGCAGATCATTCGTAACTTGATGGAAAACGGCATCAGGAACGCAGATGGGACTCGTCTTGGCAAAACCATCATCTTCGCCCGCAACCACACCCACGCCAAGCTGCTCGTCTCCCTGTTTGATGAGATGTATCCACAGTTCGGTGGAGACTTCTGTGTCAGGATCGACAACTACGAGCCACGTGCTGAGCAGCTCATTGATGATCTCAAAAGCAACGATGGCACCAAGAACATCACCATCGCCGTGTCCGTGGATATGCTCGACACTGGCATCGACATCCCCGAAATTGTGAACCTCGTCTTTGCCAAGCCGGTGAAGTCGTATTCCAAATTCTGGCAGATGATCGGTCGTGGCACACGCCTTTGCTTCGATCTCTTTGGCCCCGGCAAGGACAAGCAGTTCTTCCAGGTCTTCGACCACTGGGGCAACTTTGAATACTTTGACGAACTGGTGAAGGAGGAGGAGCCAGCCAAAGGCAAAAGCCTGCCGGAGATTCTGTTCGAGGCCCGTATCAAACTTGGCGAGACAGCCATCAGCACCCAGGATTTAGATGCTCTTAAACTTGCCACCAAGCTACTGGCTGCGGATGTAGCGTCCCTTCCTGCAGACTGCCTGTCCGTCCGGGAGAAGTGGAAAGAAGTGAAGGGTGTCCAGAAAGATGGCGTCCTGCCAGGATTCCAGACGGCCACCGTAGCAGTGCTCAAAAAGGACATCGCACCTCTGATGCAATGGCGGGATGTGCGTGGCAGTGAGGCGGCTCATCAGTTTGATCTGTTGGTCACTCATCTCCAGGACTCCAAGCTCACCAAGTCAGCCGCCGCCGCAGACATTCGAGACACCATCATCAATCAGGTTTCCGATCTCCCCATCAATTTGACTCAGGTGGCGGAGAAGCTACCGACCATTCAAAAAGCCAAGTCCACGGCATACTACGAGACCGCCACTGTTTCCGACCTGGAAGTTCTGCGCACTGAACTTCGCGGTATCATGCGCTTCAAAAAGAAGGGCACGGTAACTCCCATTGGACCTCTGATTCTGAATCTGCGTGAAGATGCCACCGAGTTTCAGGTCAATCAGCACAAGCCCAAGCTGGAAGGTCTCGACCTTGCTCATTATCGCAGTCGTGTGGAAGGGGTGCTTCGTGCCCTCATGGAGGATAGCACCGCTTTGAAGAAGATTCGTGCGGGGCTGCCTGTGGCTGCTGGTGATCTCGAAGAACTCACCACCGATGTCCTGCTTCAGGACCCGGACCTTCACCTGGACGAGCTTCTCATCCATTATCCCAACAAAGCCCAGCGCATTGACCTCGCCATACGGCAGATCATTGGCTTGGAAGCTGATAAGGTGGACGAGAAGTTCCGCGTCTTCGTCCAGAAATATCCAGCACTGAACGCCAATCAAATTCGCTTCCTGGAACTCCTGAAGTCCTACATCTCCCGCTACGGCGCGATTGAACTGGAGAAGCTCTGGGAAGCCCCCTTCACCACCATTCACGGCAGCGGCGTCGATGGTGTGTTTACCAATTCCCAACAGGTCGATGACCTCCTGTCGCTGCTCAATGACATCAACCAAGTTACCGCCTAA
- a CDS encoding class I SAM-dependent DNA methyltransferase, which produces MVTNRLKSKIDALWLEFHSGGVTNPITVIEQISYLMFARLLDLTESRNESRAAKLNRPFEGTFPADKQHLRWSHFRNRGGDEMLKIVRDEFFLFMRTEIVNRSALGRFLKDANCLIPNGNLLVRAVNAIEDLPLTQGDTKGDLYEYLLSKLSTAGIAGQFRTPRHIIRAMIEMLDPKPTERCCDPTCGTAGFLVGIMDYLKQKYSSPELVEEERDDDGHIEKHYPGDLLEPYRDHIQNDMLYGFDFDQTMLRIAAMNLLLHGIESPSIQYQDTLNTSFAERFPKQASNGFDVMPANPPFKGTIDADNMDPNLRSRVKTKKSELLFLVLILRMLNQGGRSAVIVPDGVLFGSSGAHLGVRQMIVDENQLEAVVSLPSGVFKPYAGVSTAILFFTKGGRTDNVWFYDVQADGFSLDDKRTPQPDKNDLPDLVAQWKSRDPKKPSDRTARHFFVPVCEIQGNNYDLSLNRYKETSHVEAVYDHPKAILSDLRELELSILADINELEGLLK; this is translated from the coding sequence ATGGTCACCAACCGCCTCAAATCCAAAATCGACGCCCTCTGGCTGGAGTTTCACTCCGGTGGCGTCACCAATCCGATCACAGTTATCGAACAGATCAGCTACCTCATGTTTGCCAGGCTGCTTGATCTCACGGAGTCTCGCAATGAGAGCCGTGCGGCAAAGCTTAACCGTCCCTTTGAAGGTACCTTTCCGGCTGATAAACAGCACCTACGCTGGTCCCACTTCCGCAACCGGGGTGGCGATGAAATGCTCAAGATCGTGCGTGATGAGTTCTTCCTCTTCATGCGGACAGAGATCGTGAACCGGTCAGCTCTCGGCCGATTCTTGAAGGATGCCAACTGCTTGATCCCCAATGGCAACCTCCTGGTTCGCGCTGTGAATGCCATTGAGGATCTGCCTCTCACTCAGGGCGATACCAAAGGTGACCTCTATGAATACCTGCTCTCAAAGCTGAGCACGGCAGGCATTGCGGGTCAGTTCCGCACACCGCGTCACATCATTCGTGCCATGATCGAGATGCTCGATCCCAAACCCACCGAACGCTGCTGTGATCCCACTTGTGGCACCGCTGGCTTCCTGGTCGGTATCATGGACTACCTGAAGCAGAAGTATTCCAGCCCCGAATTGGTGGAGGAGGAGCGTGACGATGATGGGCACATTGAGAAGCATTATCCCGGCGATCTCTTGGAGCCCTACCGGGACCACATACAAAACGACATGCTTTATGGATTCGACTTCGACCAGACCATGCTGCGTATCGCCGCCATGAACCTGCTGCTTCACGGCATCGAGTCCCCCAGCATCCAGTATCAGGACACCCTCAACACCAGCTTTGCCGAGCGCTTCCCAAAACAGGCGTCGAATGGCTTCGATGTCATGCCCGCCAATCCACCCTTCAAAGGCACCATTGATGCCGACAACATGGACCCCAATCTCCGCAGCCGGGTCAAGACCAAGAAAAGCGAATTGCTGTTTTTGGTGCTCATCCTGCGGATGTTGAACCAAGGAGGTCGCTCCGCTGTGATTGTGCCGGATGGAGTGCTTTTTGGCTCCAGTGGGGCTCATCTCGGGGTTCGCCAGATGATCGTGGATGAGAATCAGTTGGAGGCGGTTGTCTCACTCCCCTCTGGGGTGTTCAAGCCTTACGCTGGCGTCTCCACCGCCATTCTCTTCTTCACCAAGGGAGGCCGCACGGACAATGTGTGGTTTTATGACGTGCAGGCGGATGGTTTTAGCCTTGATGACAAACGCACCCCGCAGCCTGACAAGAACGACCTTCCCGATCTCGTAGCGCAATGGAAATCCCGTGATCCGAAGAAGCCCTCTGATCGCACCGCACGTCACTTCTTCGTCCCAGTCTGTGAGATCCAAGGCAATAACTACGACCTCTCACTCAACCGCTACAAAGAGACTAGTCACGTAGAAGCTGTGTATGATCACCCCAAGGCCATCCTCAGCGATCTGCGGGAGCTGGAGCTGAGTATTCTTGCAGACATCAATGAACTGGAGGGGCTGTTGAAATGA
- a CDS encoding restriction endonuclease subunit S → MIKLEKLLEDAEVFNDGDWVETKDQDPSGAVRLTQLADIGVGYWVDKSSRFMTKETAVELKCTFLKKGDVLLARMPDPIGRCCEYPGGLTPAVTVVDVCIMRPNPHKIAPRYLMHALNAPVFSTQIHQHVTGTTRQRISRGNLKTLSVPMPFQNGKPNLDEQKRIAAILDKADAIRRKRQQALRLTDDFLRSVFLDMFGDPGSNPHSWKVKRLADLIPDDDVINYGVVQPGEHVPGGIPLIRAGDVDAEVQEPQRLKQISQEIDKQYDRSRLHGGEVLIGCVGAVGSTMIAGPKLAGANIARAVARINLRADIQAEYILGLLRMPHLQNYFQNEIRVVAQPTLNIKQIKETPVMLPPENLRKQFTAIFRKAKDAHAIARKAELQSSALFSSLQQRAFSGLL, encoded by the coding sequence ATGATAAAATTGGAAAAGCTTCTCGAAGATGCGGAAGTCTTCAACGACGGGGATTGGGTTGAAACAAAGGACCAAGATCCGAGCGGAGCTGTGCGCCTCACACAACTGGCTGACATTGGTGTGGGTTACTGGGTCGACAAGTCTTCGCGATTCATGACAAAGGAAACGGCGGTCGAGTTGAAGTGCACTTTCCTCAAGAAAGGCGATGTGCTGCTTGCACGAATGCCAGATCCTATCGGAAGATGTTGTGAATATCCCGGCGGCCTAACGCCTGCGGTTACAGTGGTCGACGTCTGCATAATGCGACCCAACCCTCACAAAATAGCACCGCGTTACTTGATGCATGCCTTGAATGCGCCGGTGTTTTCGACTCAAATCCATCAGCATGTAACCGGCACGACCAGACAAAGGATTTCGCGTGGAAATCTAAAAACCTTGTCCGTTCCAATGCCTTTCCAAAATGGGAAGCCCAATCTTGACGAACAAAAGCGCATCGCCGCCATTCTGGACAAAGCCGACGCGATCCGCCGAAAGCGCCAGCAAGCTCTCCGGCTCACCGACGACTTCCTGCGCTCCGTCTTCCTCGACATGTTTGGTGATCCCGGAAGCAATCCACATTCGTGGAAGGTTAAGAGACTTGCCGACCTAATCCCTGATGATGATGTGATCAACTATGGAGTCGTTCAACCGGGCGAACACGTTCCAGGAGGCATACCCCTCATAAGAGCGGGTGATGTTGATGCTGAAGTGCAGGAACCCCAGCGTCTCAAACAGATCAGCCAGGAGATCGACAAGCAATACGATCGCTCGCGTCTCCATGGTGGTGAAGTCCTCATCGGTTGTGTTGGAGCCGTGGGTAGCACCATGATCGCCGGGCCGAAACTGGCAGGCGCAAACATCGCTAGAGCAGTCGCCCGCATTAATCTTCGCGCAGATATTCAAGCCGAATACATCCTTGGGCTTTTGCGGATGCCACATCTTCAGAACTATTTTCAGAATGAGATTCGGGTGGTGGCTCAGCCAACATTGAACATCAAACAGATCAAGGAAACGCCTGTGATGCTCCCCCCCGAGAATCTTCGCAAACAGTTCACTGCCATTTTCAGGAAGGCAAAAGATGCGCATGCCATCGCGAGGAAGGCAGAACTCCAAAGCTCAGCACTCTTTTCGTCCCTTCAACAACGCGCCTTCAGCGGGCTCCTTTGA
- a CDS encoding DUF488 family protein, N3 subclade: MPLRLKTYQAGTDRKCGEGLRIGTVRFLPRGVLKKNYAKENYFDVWLPTLAPSRTLLDDMKQQEKKGADWETLWPIFKARYEREMLGNTESRQTLLLLAKLAAQTPIAIGCYCANEKRCHRYLLHTLIRKAATT, from the coding sequence ATGCCCCTCCGTCTCAAAACCTACCAAGCAGGTACTGATCGCAAGTGCGGTGAAGGTCTGCGAATTGGCACCGTCCGGTTCCTGCCTCGCGGTGTGTTGAAGAAGAACTACGCCAAGGAGAACTACTTCGATGTCTGGCTTCCCACCCTGGCACCCAGCCGAACGCTGCTGGACGACATGAAACAACAGGAGAAGAAGGGTGCTGACTGGGAAACCCTCTGGCCCATTTTCAAGGCCCGATACGAACGTGAGATGCTCGGCAATACCGAGAGCCGCCAGACCCTTCTCCTCCTCGCCAAACTGGCTGCCCAAACACCTATCGCCATCGGCTGCTACTGCGCCAATGAGAAGCGCTGCCATCGCTATCTCCTCCACACCCTCATCCGTAAAGCCGCAACCACCTGA